Part of the Methanobacterium paludis genome is shown below.
GAAGAAGATATTTAAAACAGCCCAGTTTATATCGCCCATAAAATATAAGGATTGACCAATTAAGAGAAGTACCCATGGTAAACATATACGTTTACCCCACCTTTTAGAGTTTTTAGCCGCATATAATAACCCTAAAACAGCTAACATATTAAAAAAAGGTATAACTACGTCGCTCATATGTGTTCTGAGTTCTATATTTCCTTTAAAAACTGTAACAATTGTCAGATAACCTAAAATAGCCACCATTCCAACAACGGCAATCGTAACTGTTGTTTGTAATTCTTTTTTCGGGGTCTGCATAATCAATTCCTACTGCCTGTTAGAATGAGTCATTAAAATCATCAAATTACATTACATAATAAGATTAGAAGATATTTAAATGTTAATGTTCCTAAAACTGTCTTAAGCCAAGTTTTTAAGATAAAACCAGTTTTAAAAGATTCTGATCAATAAAAATTAGATGAAGATACGGCTTATGAGAAACCCAGAATTATTGGGTAATATACATAATTTTATAAGAAAACGATAATTGAAATTGAAAATACGAAATAGGCTAGAAAAATATCCTGAAAAGAACATCAATTATTTATTCTTTTTAGTTTATTGTCCCTTGTACGCGTGCTTTAACTTTTCTATGTCAAGTTTATCCATTTGAAGCATTGCCTTCCTAACTCTCTGCGATTTTTCAGGATCCGGATCATTTAAAAGTTCGCTCAAAAGGGTGGGGACGATTTGCCATGACACTCCGTATTTGTCTTTAATCCAGCCCGGTCCCTGTTTTTCTCCATCTTTGGAGAATTTTTCCCACAAATCATCCACTTCTTTCTGCGTTTGGCAGTTTATGAAGAAAGATATGGCCGGCGAGAATGTGAATTGTGGACCGCCGTTTAACGCGATGAATTCCTCTCCATCGAGCTCGAATGTTGTGGACATCACCGTTCCTTTGGGCTCTGGTCCGGCTTCTCCATAGTGCATAATGTTCACGATCTTTGAATTTTTAAAAATGGAGGTATAGAAATTTGCTGCCTCCTCAGCTTTACCATCGAACCATAAAAATGGGATGATCTTTTGCATATAACCATTCTCCCCTTATTTTTTTACTAATCTACCTTTACATCTTTTCTAAAAGCTCATCGAGACGTTCATAGGATTCATTAACTCCCTCTTCCATGCCGGACTGGAGCATCCCATCACGATCCTCAACCGCCTGGAAAACAGATTGAGACGTTAACTTTGTTTTGCCATTGGACAATGCTTCAAATTTCGTTGTTTCGAGAATGACATGCCCTTTTTCTGGAAGCCCTTCAAATTCAAAGGTGCTGATAATTCTCTCAGGGGTAACCTCATGATTCACACCATGAAATGCGTACTCATTACCGTCTTGATCCTTTTGAATGTACCTCCATGACCCGCCATTTTTCGGTTCAAATGTCTCAAGAGTCATTGTGAGTCTTCTTGGCCCAAGCCACTCTATGTAAAGCTTTGGATCTGTGAAAGCTTTAAAAACAAGTTTTAATGGGGCATCAAATTCTCTTGTGATGATGATCTCCTGCTTTCCAGGTTCTGCAGTAATTTTAGTAAGATTATTTTTTGCCATCTATTTCACCTTCCATAAATGCCATTTCCATAAAATCACGTTTCATGTTAATTTATCCAATTTCAAAACTTGCCAGATGTTCAGCGAGTTTATCAAAAGACTGTTCCCAGCCGATACCCGTAGTTTCAACCATCTCACTGGGAAGGCCGGCGTGCTGCAGAGTCATCTCTGTTTTATCCTCATGTTCTTCAAACGTCACAGTCACCAGTAATTTTAAGGGCCAGTCTCCGGGCATTTCGTAGTGAGAAGCAGGTACAACATTTCCATCCTCATCTGAAAAGGAATCTGTGCAAACAATTCTCTCAGGTTCAACTATTTTCTGGTAAACACCGGTACTCCAATAATCTTCGCCCTCAGGTGACCGCATACAGTATAGATAGCTGCCGCCCACACGAAAATCAATACTGATGTGCGGTGCGGAGTAGTCTTTCGGTCCCCACCAGTGCTTCACGTGTTCAGGTTCCATCCAGGCTTTCCAAACCAGTTTTCGTGGCGCGTCAAAGATACGCGTGATTACGAGGGGCTTCTCTTTACTGGTTTTTTCTAGATTACATCTTTCTTCATTTTCATCCAAATCCATTCCTCCTTATTATTTTTTTATTCACATCCATTTCCTCTATTTAATACTATTTTTAACTAAATGGGCTGCAGGTTATAATCTTTCAAGGGATTTTTAGACTTTGTAGATCGAAACGAGTTTGCTCCTGATATCATTGAATATGCATTTACAGTTCCTTGATAATACTATATACTTTAAATTTATATTTTTTTTCAAAGTTCATTTTATCTAGAGATTAGATAATCTAATTATTCAAAATGTTATTAACATCTAAAAAAAGATAATAGATGTGGTGAGAGAATAAAAAAATCCGAAAAGATGATTATTTTGAAGTGGATTTAATTGTAACAGTATTATTGACATTAAAATAGGATATTAACATTAAAATAAGATGAAAATACATTAAAGAAAGTTTTTTAAGGCATGGACAAATTCAAGACTTCTGTCTCGAGGAAGCCAGTGTCCACAATCATCCAGTTCAACCAACTGAGAATGGGATATCATTGTACCGGCCCTTTCAACATCTTTACTTGGCACTAGAGAATCCTTTTCCCGGTTAAAAGAAGTACGGGCATGGTAAGCTCGTGGAGCTGTTTAAGATAGCAGGTTCTCAGTTTCTGATTTTTAACTTCACTGAGCTGGAAAGCCCTCCAGGCATTTTCACTATCTCCATTGCGCCCCACTTCCATCAACTTTGCCACAACCTCCTCGGTCAGTGCATCTGGATTTACAAGCAGCTTTTTCAGGCTTGCCTTTAAAAACACCTTGTTGGAAAGCATCAACTTATTGATACTATCATATACATGTGGATGTTTCATGAGCCAAGTCGTTAGTTGAGGATATGGAATTTTATTGCTCAGGCCGTAAGGAGCAATCAGAACCAGTTTTCTAACTTTTTTGGGGTGGGCTAAGGAATATCCCAATGAAATTCCACCACCTAACGATAAACCGCCTAAGTCGATCTGATTGTAACCCAAAACATCTATTAATTTATCTAGAAATTCCTGGTACCATTCCAGAGTATAAGGTGCATCGGGTTTGTCAGTTCCACCATAGCCTGGTAGATCTGGAGCAATAACATGAAAATTTTCACCTAAACTTGGTATGACGCTTTCGTAGGAGAGCATTGCCGAGTCAAGGCCGCCACCATGCAGTAATAAAAGGGGAGTTCCTGATTTTCTTATTCCTGATTCGTAGAGCATGACATTGATATTATCTACTTTAACAGAACGTTTTTTGATTTTCATAGGATCCATCTACATTCATTACTCTCATCTGCATTCATATTACTGATATTTTGGTTTAAAAATGTACAACACTTTAGACTATATATTAATCTATTTTTGAAATATTCAATTTGACCAGTCGCGATTTTTTAAATGGATTATCATTTTAAAGTATCACTTTTTTTTTAAATGTTTAAAACTAAGCTAATAATGTTAATTAGATGTACATGTAACGGATTAAATGCATTGATCTTTACTCATTTAGAAATTTATTTTTTTGGAATTTTGAGACTTAAACTAATGTCTCTAAATTTACCATCAAAAAAAAGTTATTCATTAGAGTTACATATATAAATAAAGATAGATCTTTTTATTAGTTTTTTTCATGAAGTTTTAGAAACATAATATTAAACTGAATTTGATCAATTACTAAATTTCGATTAGAAAAAATATGAGGTGTTTAAATGGTTAATTATTGGCTTTGGGTAGCTAAAGAAGATAGCATGAATGATAACGATGAAGTTGGTTCATGTCAGAGATGGGATGGCTGTGATCCAGATACAGAAATAGGAGATTATGTATTGATCTACAGAATATCACCTCATAGAGATATTAAATATTTAGGAGAAATTACTAAAGACTGCTTTTTGAATACCAGTAAATTGCCTAACGAAGAATATTACTGTGAATTCAAGATATTATCCAATTTTGAAGATGAACTTGAATTAAAGGATATGAAAGATGAAACTGAATTAGTTGAATGGTATCCTCTAAAAAATAAGTTCCATAAACGGTTGTTTTCAATAACTGAGGATTACTGGAAAGTTTTAGAGAAATTAATCATATCTAAAAATCAGTCATCTAAAGATGTTTTCTTAAATTAATATTCCCTATTTTTTGTTTTATTTTTTAGAGAAACTGCATCTTTGTGGTATTTTCAGAGAAACTGCATTTAACTTGTTAATGACTTGAATTCATTGCTAAAATAATAAATAAACGAAAGTCATAAACTTAAATAGAATTTGAAATTTTTGTTTACAGTAATGGAGGACGGGCTTGTATGAGTTCTATTTCTGATCTGGAAAGAATGAGGGAGCAAAGAGATGTTCAGAATATTATAAAAGCCTTGGATGTAAGAGAAGACAAAAAGACCCGAGAAAAGGCAGCTTATATCTTGGGTGATATAAGGGCTGAAGAGGCTGTTGAACCTTTAATCTCAGTATTAAATGATGATTACTGGCCTATTCGTAAGGCAGCTACCCTGTCTCTCGGCAGGATTGGGGATAAACAGGCAGTTGAACCTTTAATCAAGGTTTTAAAGGATGATTATTGGCACGTTCGTGAGACAGCGGCATTGGCTTTGGGTGCCATTGGAGATAAACGTGCTGTGGAACCTATTATTGATGCCTTAAAAGATGGCTCTTTAAATGTTAAATGTGAAGTTGTGGGTGCACTGGGAGTTTTAGGTGACAAGAGAGCTTTGGAGCCGTTAATGAATATTCTAAATGAAGATGATTATATTTTGCGGGCCTGCACCGTAACTTCGCTGGGTAAAATAGGTGATAACCTGGCTGTGAAGTCTCTTTTAAATTCATTAGAAGATGAAAACTATTTTGTCCGGGTAAACGCTGCCAACGCCCTTGCAACTATAGGTGATGACAGTGCACTTCCATTCCTCCAGGAGGCTTTAAATAATTCAAAAGGTGAATCCTACGAATTTGAAAGAGCCGTTAGGGAAACTATGAATAAAATCAA
Proteins encoded:
- a CDS encoding SRPBCC family protein, with translation MDLDENEERCNLEKTSKEKPLVITRIFDAPRKLVWKAWMEPEHVKHWWGPKDYSAPHISIDFRVGGSYLYCMRSPEGEDYWSTGVYQKIVEPERIVCTDSFSDEDGNVVPASHYEMPGDWPLKLLVTVTFEEHEDKTEMTLQHAGLPSEMVETTGIGWEQSFDKLAEHLASFEIG
- a CDS encoding SRPBCC family protein, which translates into the protein MAKNNLTKITAEPGKQEIIITREFDAPLKLVFKAFTDPKLYIEWLGPRRLTMTLETFEPKNGGSWRYIQKDQDGNEYAFHGVNHEVTPERIISTFEFEGLPEKGHVILETTKFEALSNGKTKLTSQSVFQAVEDRDGMLQSGMEEGVNESYERLDELLEKM
- a CDS encoding alpha/beta hydrolase, whose protein sequence is MKIKKRSVKVDNINVMLYESGIRKSGTPLLLLHGGGLDSAMLSYESVIPSLGENFHVIAPDLPGYGGTDKPDAPYTLEWYQEFLDKLIDVLGYNQIDLGGLSLGGGISLGYSLAHPKKVRKLVLIAPYGLSNKIPYPQLTTWLMKHPHVYDSINKLMLSNKVFLKASLKKLLVNPDALTEEVVAKLMEVGRNGDSENAWRAFQLSEVKNQKLRTCYLKQLHELTMPVLLLTGKRIL
- a CDS encoding HEAT repeat domain-containing protein; this encodes MSSISDLERMREQRDVQNIIKALDVREDKKTREKAAYILGDIRAEEAVEPLISVLNDDYWPIRKAATLSLGRIGDKQAVEPLIKVLKDDYWHVRETAALALGAIGDKRAVEPIIDALKDGSLNVKCEVVGALGVLGDKRALEPLMNILNEDDYILRACTVTSLGKIGDNLAVKSLLNSLEDENYFVRVNAANALATIGDDSALPFLQEALNNSKGESYEFERAVRETMNKIKARKRNKG
- a CDS encoding EVE domain-containing protein — protein: MVNYWLWVAKEDSMNDNDEVGSCQRWDGCDPDTEIGDYVLIYRISPHRDIKYLGEITKDCFLNTSKLPNEEYYCEFKILSNFEDELELKDMKDETELVEWYPLKNKFHKRLFSITEDYWKVLEKLIISKNQSSKDVFLN
- a CDS encoding VOC family protein → MQKIIPFLWFDGKAEEAANFYTSIFKNSKIVNIMHYGEAGPEPKGTVMSTTFELDGEEFIALNGGPQFTFSPAISFFINCQTQKEVDDLWEKFSKDGEKQGPGWIKDKYGVSWQIVPTLLSELLNDPDPEKSQRVRKAMLQMDKLDIEKLKHAYKGQ
- a CDS encoding alpha/beta fold hydrolase; this translates as MPSKDVERAGTMISHSQLVELDDCGHWLPRDRSLEFVHALKNFL